TCGCGCCATTGCGGCGCGGCGCGGTTTCGATCTCGCCATAGTCTTGCTCGCCCGGCCGATTGATCTCGACAACGTCGATCGTTGGAATACCAGATTCCGGGTTGGATGCGATGTCGATGTCAGCCGAGCTGATGTTCAGTGCGCCCGTGAGCGATGAGTGCAGTCCCTCCCAAACCAGCTCCAATTCGCCGCTCGCGATTGCGCGCGCATCCGGCCGGTCCGCGACGCGCATGTCCTGTACGTTCACACTGATGCGGCCCTCGCGCTCGTTCGCGCTGCCCCCAGTCGCGGTCAGCCTGCCGCCGCGTGGACCAGATGCGGTGAAGTTGTCGATTGTCACGCCGCGGTCATCGAGCGCGACGCGCGCGTCGAGATCGACCAAAGTAATGCCCGTCAGCTTGTCCTCGAAGCGCCCATCAACGATCTCGATATGGCCGTCACCTGAAAGATAGCCGGCGCCAAATTCGATCTCGCCTTCGCCGTCGAGCTGGCCTTGCAGTGATTGATCCGGCAGCCGCGCCGCCGCCCACAGGCTCTCCGCCGGCCCACGTACCGACCATTGCGCGCGTCCGCGCCGCTCCGGCGCCAGCGCGATGCGGATAGGCGCGGCGCTTGTCTCCACCGGCGCGTCCGCTTGAAAGCGTGCGACTAGGCCTTCTGTGGATGTCGCATCGACCACGGCCTGCAAGCGGGTCGGATCAAGATCTGCGACAATGCGCATATCTAGGCGGCCGCGCTGCCGCCCGGCGAAGCGCGCGTCATCGAGCGTCACGTCTGCGTTGCCGCTCAGCCCGCCGCCTTGGTTCGCCAACGTGATGCGGCCATCGATGCGGCCTTCGGCGCGCTCACCCCAAATCTGCGCCAGCGGCATGAGCGGTGCGTCCTCGATTTGCGCCGTGCCGGAGAGGGCGCGTCCGCGCTCTTCCCATTGCGCCTGAAGCACGCCGTCGCCGATCGCTACATTTAGCGACGCGCCCATGCGTCCATTTTGCCAAGCCGCTTCGATCGGCGCGCGTGTGAAAATCACCGCGTCCGCCAATGTGCCACGGCCTTCGATGCGCAGCGTGCTTGCGCCGTCGAGGTCAAGAGCTGCCGTGCCGGCGAACTCAAGCGGCGCTTGGCGCAAGCGCCCCCGCATATCGAACCGCGCCGCGATGGCGTTGAACGGCCCTTCTGCGCGCAAGTTCGCCGCGCGCACGCGCAGCTCGCCCATGCGCGCATCGGCGATTTGCGCATCCAGCAGCAAAGTCTCCGGCGTCAGCGAAAGATCGCCCAGCATGCGTCCGGTCACGCCTGTTACGAGGCCATCTATCAGGCCGTTCACTGCAAGCTCCGCGCTGACGCCCTCTGCTCCGAACATGGCCGAGCCCTGCGCTTGCATGGCGGCGATCTGCGCGTCGAGGTCATCCAGCGCGATGGCCCCGCGCACGATCGCAACATTGGAGGTGGCGCTGACCGGTTGGCCGGAGGTCGTGCCGTTGACCTGCGCACGGCCGGCGTAGCCGTTGGGGCCCGGCGCCAAAGTGAGAGTTAGCGTCGGCTGCTCAACCACGACACCGCCGGCGCTGAAGCTCGACATGCTCGCATTGGCCGTCAGCGTCGGCTGCGCGATGCGACCGGTGAGGCGACCAGTTGCGTCGACCACGCCGGCGATCTGCGCGCCGCCGAGATCAAGCGGCCCGCGCGCGCTGGCTTCGAGTGCGAGATTGGCTTGCCCGTCGACGATGCGCCCTGTCGCACCTGCGCGCAGCTTTGCGCCATCGATGCGTGCGTGCGAGACTGTTATGCCGCCATTCTCGCTGCGCAGGCGCGCGTCGAGCCGTGGTGTTGATCCCAGCAATTGCGGCACAATGTCAGGCGCGCCACCGACATTCTGCCCGGCGCCCTGCATCGTGACAGTCCAGCCGCGCGCATTGTTCACATCCTCGGCGAATGCACGCCAGCGGCCGCCGATTTGGCCGAGCATTTCGCGTGAGAAGGCGGTCAGCGTGTTGACGCGCCACTCGCCGGCAAATTCGCCGTCGCCCCGATTGGTCCAGCCTTGTGCATGGAGATCGAGTGCGTCGCTGGTGAGATCGGCGCGGCTGAGCTCATAGCGGCCGCGCCTGCGATCGAACGACATTTCCGTACGTAGCCGCGCGCGCGTAAACATTGGCGCGGTCCGCGCCGGCGCGCGCAAATCGCCTTCAAGCTGAAAGCGCTCAGATGAGAGTGAGGCGCGCACCGGCCCGCGTAAGGCCGTGGTTTGGCCAAACGCTTCGACGCCCTCGGCGTCCAATGTGCCCTGAATGGCCGTCGTGCCGCGCGCGCGGCGCAATTCGCCTTCCAGCCGCGCGGGGCCGAGTTCAAATGGAGATTCGCGCGCGACATCGGAAAGGCGGCTGGCTGTCGCCACAAAGCGGGCCGGGCCAATTAATTGGCGTTCCGCATCCAATGCGCCCTCCAAGTCGAGTGCGAGATAATTGGTTTCGGCATGCGCCGTGAAATCGCCAAGGCGCGCGCCGGAAGCTTGCAGTCTGATCTCGGCGCCGATGCGGCGCGAGATCGTTTCAAAGTTGGGCAGCGCGTCGAGATCGGCGCGCACATCCGTCGACCATCCTGCGAGCGTCCATTGCGCCGCACCTGAGAGCAACGACGTTTCACCGATCTGCGCGGCAAACGTGGCCCCGCCCGTCTGCGCGTCGCCGTTTCCGAGTGCTGTCGCGCGTATCTCGTGGTTGGGCACGCCGAGCGCGCGTGAAAGAATACCGCCCGCCGCGCCGTGTGCGTCGAGGTTCAGCGCGTAGTCGATGTCAGGACGATAGGTGGCGACGATGTGGTCGGAATCAGAATCCGTGCGCCGGAGATCAAGCTCAAGGCCGTCGATCGATTGGTCGCGATAATCGAGCGCGAAGGCGGCGGAGAACGCCGCTGCCTGACCAAGCACCGCCTCTTCAAGACTAAGCGTGTCGACGTCGAGCTCGCCGATGCGCACATCGAAACTCGCGCCACTCGAGGGGCGTTGTTCGAGGAGGGCGGGCTGGCGGAAGATTGTGATGCTCGACGCATGCGCCACGTCGAGCCGTACCGCGCCAAAGGCGATGTCTTGCGGTCGCCATTGCAATGCGACGTCGCGCGCCTCAATCCAAATTCCGTCTTCATCGGCGATCGTGATGTGTGCGGCACGCAGATCGCCGAGCCAGCCGCCGCTGACGCCGCTAATCTCAATACGCCCAAGCCGCCACACGCGTTGGCCATCGGCGAGATGCTCGACCATCCAGCCAGCCCCTGGGCCGATGGCGGCGATAGCGCCCGCGCCGACGAATGCGCCGCCAGCCGCATACGTCCACCAACGTCGGCGGCGTCGCTTCGGCGTTTCAGGCGGTGGCGCGGGCAAGTCGCTCATCAGAACGCCTGCCCGAGACTGATATAGAGGGCAAAATCGGCGCTCGATTCATCGGCGTCGAGCGGGAAGGCGATATCGGCGCGCAGCGGCGCGAAGCCCAGATCGTAGCGTACACCAAAGCCCGCGCCGTAGCTCAGGTCGGT
This is a stretch of genomic DNA from Vitreimonas flagellata. It encodes these proteins:
- a CDS encoding translocation/assembly module TamB domain-containing protein; translated protein: MSDLPAPPPETPKRRRRRWWTYAAGGAFVGAGAIAAIGPGAGWMVEHLADGQRVWRLGRIEISGVSGGWLGDLRAAHITIADEDGIWIEARDVALQWRPQDIAFGAVRLDVAHASSITIFRQPALLEQRPSSGASFDVRIGELDVDTLSLEEAVLGQAAAFSAAFALDYRDQSIDGLELDLRRTDSDSDHIVATYRPDIDYALNLDAHGAAGGILSRALGVPNHEIRATALGNGDAQTGGATFAAQIGETSLLSGAAQWTLAGWSTDVRADLDALPNFETISRRIGAEIRLQASGARLGDFTAHAETNYLALDLEGALDAERQLIGPARFVATASRLSDVARESPFELGPARLEGELRRARGTTAIQGTLDAEGVEAFGQTTALRGPVRASLSSERFQLEGDLRAPARTAPMFTRARLRTEMSFDRRRGRYELSRADLTSDALDLHAQGWTNRGDGEFAGEWRVNTLTAFSREMLGQIGGRWRAFAEDVNNARGWTVTMQGAGQNVGGAPDIVPQLLGSTPRLDARLRSENGGITVSHARIDGAKLRAGATGRIVDGQANLALEASARGPLDLGGAQIAGVVDATGRLTGRIAQPTLTANASMSSFSAGGVVVEQPTLTLTLAPGPNGYAGRAQVNGTTSGQPVSATSNVAIVRGAIALDDLDAQIAAMQAQGSAMFGAEGVSAELAVNGLIDGLVTGVTGRMLGDLSLTPETLLLDAQIADARMGELRVRAANLRAEGPFNAIAARFDMRGRLRQAPLEFAGTAALDLDGASTLRIEGRGTLADAVIFTRAPIEAAWQNGRMGASLNVAIGDGVLQAQWEERGRALSGTAQIEDAPLMPLAQIWGERAEGRIDGRITLANQGGGLSGNADVTLDDARFAGRQRGRLDMRIVADLDPTRLQAVVDATSTEGLVARFQADAPVETSAAPIRIALAPERRGRAQWSVRGPAESLWAAARLPDQSLQGQLDGEGEIEFGAGYLSGDGHIEIVDGRFEDKLTGITLVDLDARVALDDRGVTIDNFTASGPRGGRLTATGGSANEREGRISVNVQDMRVADRPDARAIASGELELVWEGLHSSLTGALNISSADIDIASNPESGIPTIDVVEINRPGEQDYGEIETAPRRNGATTLDVRVTAPGRVFTRGRGVDAEWALDLRLTGTSRNPLVYGEARAVRGTLALSGQPFEIDDNSRIIFSGDPLDAEINLRATRDTADLTAYVHLTGTARDPEVSFTSDPGLPEDEILPQVLFGRSVEDLSALEAAQLAASLAALSGNASLDLVDAARAAAGLDRFNVRQDEDGGFLVAGGVYLTRDVYVEVARTGLGEAQSTVEWTIRPRLVLITSFLSSGDQRVSLRWRRESD